A stretch of Episyrphus balteatus chromosome 2, idEpiBalt1.1, whole genome shotgun sequence DNA encodes these proteins:
- the LOC129909875 gene encoding adhesion G protein-coupled receptor A3: MKALLVLLRLIGLVIFWTQAQALCPEICVCDKIKNSLKVKCGGSASTKITSMKELDFAEDTENIVALDLGENQISNIIKDDFANFTNLRRLDLSNNSLRFIDDSMFGDIPNLEKLKLAANLIVHIYQGSFENLKMLKVLDISNNPLACDCDLIWLVAWSNALAVKLYQAPKCETPIDFKGSPLKKLRVGSDLHCESPLQPLLELKPDADQLVFEGDEIVLRCRAPRVAVGAPKDSEDLPARAHVFWGWSEKIVEPNSTDDIVYKDPTKYFPSIQIDAKHLSDSGLLDSILRIPSVTRNHTGLWDCRLRSQQANLSRTIAIMVISEKTKYCPALDVHNNKGKYFWPRTIRGQLVRQPCLGEALTEVYATYFCNDNGEWVDLNTSLCPFISENTKILEQFAKVNLSLAKGSVLESAKRLRNYTQFDDNLRRLRDPIDIVFITRTLRNYLVFVRQEKDLGSMLLDIVSQLLILPERILHEAQAMDGCGVKLINAVEIAAQFTPYIQHSALVQSTDIHQTTHKPHLSIDFFNIRSDSFTGMSCTWIRSEVDDNKRIFQCNAMNQTLDIFGQHIDASIQIPPNFLHPNFAHQYMSQKLMVAVYENGNFLPHQNNDSNLLITSVVIGAKIISDSENIRNVSEPISLMLRVRAHHNKLSAPVPAWWDSETNSWSSEVCQNSYYYRGLLVFTCNRLGYYGLLQNRKHLNDFIDENAGARFRYSPLGFYIGCSVLFVCVWINIVTYITFGRSIQMARRHRHSLVNTWLAISALSFIFALGIYQTEDYKVCQIIGISIHYLSLCVILWVCVSVSNMYKRLSKRNRLPMEDLPKENIGSKPILGIYLVGWGIGMIICGISGAVNMREYASYSHCFLDNGPSLSAIFVPSVILLLFLAILFICVRCHIRTSLDHNGHFSEITQGTENVDLELLESIHNAPHHHYNPSDRYRSLSLSNPSTSMLEDVEHTNLAQLRAHFVFLFLYIVCWISAASSVATPFKDTLDYEEEAFSIIFAITCSILGIFLLVFYSISRSDVRFQWSQLSCRNFCCCRSRNISDHTKEINTTVTYHQTCETVHSASRSNSQCSKNRPPSSRSNHLKGEMNRIDSPSKLLTPSASASIVQLNRQQYVHNPVILTQEIPNADIFYNPNQINVARKFFKKQKRLAKRNNFELQRQMDRCDYGDGMSDISSTVGIGPYHSNRQRNMSIFSTGSKVNNTNIHVRGDVCNFSKEARQQSLNPNILSDSCNESDMIVDAERLVLGAEGMRALSNRSKMNNNEMVANIYTNVPETAQPQHEIVTMRADDKFRKSLNVEKFLEQDEIDMERNDLNSQNDRNSTPLYVNGNIRNIITNRTAESSCVSSVNTSCSPSNTMLETKITEPEPANLTPIDAMNTIGLPSVEAPPLVESSVDTLNTSSEENTLDLDKNETYVSESIQIADRAYYTGDDAPIRISHSKKSKSMLSLNAETSHLNGGSGRKRFVNYSKNHVRSISCSNLSQIGDEFLGSNISNPVPIRTIAENRPGLSSPILFSPSLCEINDLPSPQDRRKPLVVADDESISLEDALSEVAVYSQGSNVNSDSLNMFALSIRRTFASSPACESDLNYQNSELSIRSHGLYAPQPDNDLNLTLTGDVYYPYQSSEVSEIDEADNDFDEENDFDDFNSCSNDCLLPSETAEQDHNRSHASLDELYEQITRRSISHTSDLEGNAEGSSIISKPCDFTEVDTTRSSQTGNSSYQQKDTTTETVEDDSSQDSIISYIDPNGRGAAASSLITQQK; encoded by the exons GGATATTTCCAACAATCCACTGGCATGCGATTGTGATCTAATATGGTTAGTTGCCTGGTCTAACGCTTTAGCCGTTAAACTTTATCAAGCACCCAAGTGTGAGACTCCAATAGATTTCAAAGGTTCCCCCCTGAAGAAGCTAAGAGTTGGATCAGATTTGCATTGTGAGTCTCCATTGCAACCGCTATTAGAACTGAAACCGGACGCAGACCAG ctTGTTTTTGAAGGTGATGAAATAGTTCTAAGATGTCGAGCGCCACGAGTGGCCGTTGGTGCACCCAAAGATTCTGAAGATCTTCCAGCTAGAGCACATGTTTTTTGGGGTTGGTCTGAAAAAATAGTTGAGCCCAATTCTACCGATGACATTGTCTACAAGGATCCCACCAAATATTTTCCTTCAATTCAAATCGATGCAAAACACCTCTCGGACAGTGGTCTTTTGGATTCTATATTAAGAATTCCATCTGTCACACGCAATCACACAGGCCTATGGGACTGTCGCTTACGCTCCCAACAAGCCAATCTATCACGAACTATAGCAATAATGGTTATATcagagaaaacaaaatattgtccTGCGCTGGATGTGCACAACAATAAGGGAAAGTACTTCTGGCCGCGTACAATTCGAGGCCAATTAGTACGTCAACCTTGTCTAGGGGAAGCCCTTACCGAGGTATATGCAACATATTTTTGCAACGACAACGGCGAATGGGTAGATCTCAATACATCACTTTGCCCTTTTATTAGTGAAAACACGAAAATTCTCGAACAATTTGCCAAAGTAAATCTTTCATTAGCCAAAGGAAGCGTCCTCGAGAGTGCCAAACGACTGCGAAACTATACACAGTTTGATGATAACTTGCGAAGACTTCGTGACCCCATTGACATTGTGTTCATAACTAGAACTCTCAGAAATTATTTGGTATTTGTACGACAGGAAAAGGATTTAGGTTCTATGTTGTTAGACATTGTTTCACAGCTTCTCATTTTACCCGAACGAATACTTCACGAAGCTCAAGCAATGGACGGATGTGGAGTAAAACTAATAAATGCTGTAGAAATAGCCGCCCAGTTTACACCATACATTCAACATTCTGCACTCGTGCAGAGCACCGATATCCATCAGACAACTCATAAACCACATCTTTCTATAGACTTTTTTAACATACGTTCGGACTCTTTTACAGGAATGTCTTGTACCTGGATTCGGTCAGAAGTCGATGATAACAAGCGAATTTTTCAATGCAACGCTATGAATCAAACATTGGACATTTTTGGACAACATATTGATGCATCTATTCAAATTCCACCGAATTTCTTGCATCCAAATTTTGCCCATCAGTATATGTCACAGAAACTCATGGTTGCTGTATATGAAAATGGAAACTTCCTGCCACACCAGAACAACGATTCTAACTTGCTTATAACGTCTGTTGTTATTGGTGCCAAAATAATTTCCGACTCAGAAAATATTCGCAATGTCAGTGAGCCAATATCGTTGATGCTTAGAGTACGTGCCCATCACAACAAATTGAGTGCTCCTGTTCCAGCTTGGTGGGATTCTGAAACTAATTCGTGGTCTAGCGAAGTGTGTCAGAATTCATACTATTATCGAGGTTTATTGGTGTTTACATGTAACAGACTAGGCTATTATGGTCTTTTACAAAACCGCAAACACTTGAATGATTTCATTGATGAAAATGCAGGTGCTCGTTTTCGGTACTCACCTCTTGGATTCTACATTGGCTGCTCAGTATTATTTGTTTGCGTCTGGATAAATATCGTGACCTATATCACATTCGGACGTTCAATTCAAATGGCCCGACGGCATCGACACTCCCTCGTTAACACCTGGTTGGCTATATCTGCACTGAGTTTTATATTTGCTCTTGGAATCTACCAGACCGAAGACTACAAAGTATGCCAGATAATTGGAATCAGTATCCACTATTTGAGTCTCTGCGTAATTTTATGGGTTTGTGTGAGTGTGAGCAATATGTATAAACGCTTATCCAAACGAAATCGCCTTCCTATGGAAGATTTGCCTAAAGAAAATATCGGAAGCAAGCCAATATTGGGAATATACCTTGTTGGTTGGGGTATTGGAATGATTATATGCGGAATAAGTGGAGCTGTCAACATGCGGGAGTATGCATCTTATTCTCACTGTTTTCTAGACAATGGACCGTCATTAAGTGCGATTTTTGTTCCATCTGTTATCTTACTACTTTTTCTggctattttgtttatttgcgtGCGATGTCATATAAGGACATCACTTGATCATAACGGACATTTTTCTGAGATCACCCAAGGTACAGAGAATGTAGATCTTGAGTTGTTGGAATCTATTCACAATGCTCCTCATCATCATTATAACCCTTCGGACAGATATCGAAGCCTATCGCTTAGCAATCCTTCGACTAGCATGCTCGAGGATGTGGAACATACCAATTTGGCTCAGCTGAGAGCACATTTTGTCTTCCTTTTCCTTTACATTGTATGTTGGATAAGTGCGGCTTCCAGTGTTGCGACACCTTTCAAGGACACACTTGATTATGAAGAAGAGGCATTTAGTATAATATTCGCCATCACGTGTTCCATTTTGGGTATTTTTCTTTTGGTCTTTTACTCTATTTCCCGTAGTGACGTCCGTTTTCAATGGAGCCAATTGAGCTGTCGGAACTTTTGCTGCTGCCGTTCAAGAAATATAAGTGACCACACAAAAGAAATTAACACTACTGTGACATACCATCAGACCTGCGAAACAGTTCACTCTGCTTCCCGATCCAATAGTCAATGTTCAAAAAATCGACCGCCCAGTTCTCGCAGTAATCATCTGAAAGGTGAAATGAATCGAATTGATAGCCCTAGCAAATTGTTAACACCATCGGCTTCAGCGAGTATTGTGCAACTGAATCGCCAGCAATATGTGCACAATCCAGTGATTCTTACACAAGAAATTCCCAATGCTGATATATTCTACAATCCCAATCAGATAAATGTGGCGCGGAAATTCtttaagaaacaaaaacgaCTTGCCAAACGAAACAATTTTGAATTGCAGCGTCAAATGGATCGATGCGACTATGGTGATGGGATGAGTGATATTTCTTCAACAGTTGGCATAGGGCCGTATCATTCAAATCGACAAAGAAACATGTCGATTTTTAGCACAGGGAGTAAGGTGAACAACACTAATATCCACGTCAGAGGTGACGTATGTAATTTTTCCAAAGAAGCTCGACAACAGAGTTTAAATCCAAACATTCTCTCAGATAGTTGCAATGAGAGCGACATGATTGTCGATGCTGAACGTTTGGTCTTGGGCGCTGAAGGTATGCGAGCGCTATCGAATCGCAGCAAAATGAACAATAACGAAATGGTAGCAAATATTTATACCAATGTTCCAGAAACTGCACAGCCACAGCATGAAATTGTAACGATGCGTGCCGATGATAAGTTCAGAAAATCACTGAACGTTGAAAAGTTCCTTGAACAAGATGAAATCGACATGGAGCGGAATGATTTGAATTCACAAAATGATCGTAACAGTACTCCGCTTTATGTTAATGGAAACATAAGGAATATAATAACAAATCGAACAGCAGAATCGAGTTGCGTGAGCAGTGTGAACACCAGCTGTAGTCCTAGCAATACGATGTTGGAAACCAAAATTACCGAACCAGAACCAGCTAACCTTACTCCCATAGATGCAATGAATACAATCGGATTACCCTCAGTAGAAGCTCCTCCTTTAGTAGAAAGTAGTGTCGATACTCTGAATACAAGTAGCGAGGAAAATACTCTGGATTTAGACAAAAATGAAACCTATGTTTCGGAGTCGATACAAATTGCCGATAGGGCCTATTATACAGGAGACGATGCTCCAATAAGAATAAGCCATTCGAAGAAATCAAAATCTATGTTGAGCCTTAATGCGGAAACATCCCATCTAAATGGTGGCAGTGGAAGAAAACGCTTTGTCAATTATAGTAAAAATCATGTGCGATCAATTTCTTGCAGTAACTTGTCACAGATAGGTGATGAGTTCCTTGGAAGTAATATTTCTAATCCAGTTCCAATTCGGACAATAGCCGAAAATCGGCCGGGCCTCAGCAGTCCGATATTATTTTCACCGAGCCTTTGTGAGATCAACGATTTGCCTTCGCCGCAAGATCGAAGGAAACCTCTTGTTGTGGCCGATGATGAGTCAATTTCGCTGGAAGATGCGCTCAGCGAAGTGGCTGTTTATAGTCAAGGCAGCAATGTCAATTCAGATTCACTTAATATGTTTGCTCTTAGTATTCGACGCACATTCGCCTCAAGTCCTGCATGTGAAAGTGATCTTAATTATCAAAATTCAGAGCTCAGCATTCGGAGTCATGGGCTGTACGCTCCTCAACCTGATAACGATTTGAACTTGACCCTAACTGGTGATGTTTACTATCCTTATCAGTCTTCAGAGGTTAGCGAGATAGACGAAGCCgataacgatttcgatgaagaAAACGATTTCGATGATTTCAACAGCTGTTCCAACGACTGCCTTCTGCCATCGGAAACTGCCGAACAAGATCACAACAGAAGTCATGCCTCTTTAGATGAACTGTACGAACAGATAACCAGAAGATCAATTTCACATACATCTGATTTGGAAGGAAACGCCGAAGGTAGTTCTATTATAAGCAAACCGTGCGATTTTACTGAAGTTGACACCACCAGAAGTAGTCAAACAGGTAATAGTAGTTACCAGCAGAAAGATACTACCACAGAAACAGTAGAAGATGATAGCAGCCAAGATAGCATTATTTCTTATATAGATCCCAACGGGCGAGGAGCGGCTGCTAGTTCGCTTATTACTCAACAAAAGTAA